A stretch of Anaeromyxobacter dehalogenans 2CP-1 DNA encodes these proteins:
- a CDS encoding phosphoketolase translates to MTIRRRAMSERILVLNAGSSSIKFALFAGQADGALAAELRGKVERLGGDGAPHLLARGPDGEPAAERTWPANAYVDHAAALGAVLELVRAAPGGRTLDGVGHRVVHGGTVFDGPALLTGEVLARLQTFVPLAPLHQPHNLAPIRAVRELLPGVPQVACFDTAFHRTAPPLFERFAIPEELHEAGLRRYGFHGLSYQHVAEALPALAPRAAAGRTVALHLGNGASLCALQGGRSLGATMGFSVLDGLVMGTRCGSIDPGALLWLSAERGMRAREIEALLYDRSGLLGVSGVSADMRTLLASADPRAALAVDLFVDRIRRELGAAAAALGGLDALVFTGGIGENAPEIRARVCRDAGWLGVELDPGANAAGGPRVSVAGSRASAWVVPADEELTIARQARALLERARPRAREGSHVTSNPAVATGAAALSAYGPARATVSERPLAPEEVHRLDAFWRACNYLAAGMIYLRDNPLLREPLRPEHVKNRLLGHWGASPALSFVYAHLNRLIRLRGAEVLFMAGPGHGAPGVLGPVYLEGTYSEVYPDRSLDEEGLRRFFRQFSFPGGVGSHCTPETPGSIHEGGELGYVLSHACGAAFDNPDLVVAAVVGDGEAETGPLATSWHVSKFLNPIRDGAVLPILSLNGYKIDNPTLLARIGHDELEALLRGAGWTPFFVEGSEPESMHQAMAATLDRCVELIRGAQLEARRTGVPARPRWPAIVLRTPKGWTAPAELDGHRLEGSWRAHQVPIPRVKDDPARLALLERWLRSYRPEELFDASGAPAPRVREAAPRGERRMGASPHANGGVLKKALLLPDFREYAVPVPAPGESRAENTRPLGAFLRDVMRENPTRFRLFGPDETSSNRLDAVYEASRKLWLAERFPEDEDGGRLAPDGRVVEMLSEHTLEGMLEGYLLTGRHGLLSTYEAFVHIIDSMFNQHAKWLSICNQLSWREEIASLNLLVTSTVWRQDHNGFTHQDPGFLDVVVNKSAAVTRIYLPPDANCLLSVADHCLRSENYVNVIVADKQAHLQYLPMDAAITHCAKGLGIWDWASSDEGAEPDVVMACAGDVATLEALAATALLREAFPDVKLRFVNVVDLFTLQPDTEHPHGLPDRDFDSLFTTDRPIIFNFHGYPWLIHRLAYRQRNHPNLHVRGYKEKGSIDTPLELAIDNQIDRFSLAMDVIDRVPRLRATGAHAKERLRNRQLTARMYAHEHGVDAPEDAGWTWPGGRLGAR, encoded by the coding sequence ATGACGATCCGGCGGCGCGCCATGTCCGAGCGGATCCTCGTCCTCAACGCCGGGTCGTCCTCGATCAAGTTCGCGCTGTTCGCCGGGCAGGCGGACGGCGCGCTCGCCGCCGAGCTCCGCGGCAAGGTCGAGCGCCTCGGCGGCGACGGCGCGCCACACCTCCTCGCGCGCGGGCCGGACGGCGAGCCGGCGGCCGAGCGCACCTGGCCGGCGAACGCGTACGTGGATCACGCGGCCGCCCTGGGGGCGGTGCTCGAGCTGGTGCGCGCGGCGCCCGGGGGGCGGACGCTCGACGGGGTGGGCCACCGGGTGGTGCACGGCGGCACGGTGTTCGACGGGCCGGCGCTCCTCACCGGCGAGGTGCTCGCGCGCCTCCAGACGTTCGTCCCGCTCGCGCCGTTGCACCAGCCGCACAACCTCGCGCCGATCCGCGCCGTGCGCGAGCTGCTTCCCGGCGTGCCGCAGGTGGCCTGCTTCGACACCGCGTTCCACCGCACCGCGCCGCCGCTGTTCGAGCGGTTCGCCATCCCGGAGGAGCTGCACGAGGCCGGCCTGCGCCGGTACGGCTTCCACGGGCTCTCCTACCAGCACGTGGCCGAGGCGCTCCCGGCGCTCGCCCCCCGGGCCGCGGCCGGACGCACCGTCGCGCTGCACCTCGGGAACGGCGCGAGCCTGTGCGCGCTGCAGGGCGGTCGCAGCCTGGGCGCCACCATGGGCTTCAGCGTGCTCGACGGCCTGGTGATGGGCACGCGCTGCGGCTCCATCGACCCCGGCGCGCTGCTGTGGCTCTCGGCCGAGCGCGGGATGCGGGCGCGCGAGATCGAGGCGCTGCTGTACGACCGCTCCGGCCTGCTGGGCGTCTCCGGCGTCTCGGCCGACATGCGCACGCTGCTCGCCTCGGCAGACCCGCGCGCGGCCCTGGCGGTGGACCTGTTCGTGGACCGGATCCGGCGCGAGCTGGGCGCCGCCGCGGCCGCGCTGGGCGGCCTCGACGCGCTCGTGTTCACCGGCGGCATCGGCGAGAACGCGCCGGAGATCCGCGCGCGGGTCTGCCGCGACGCGGGCTGGCTGGGCGTGGAGCTCGACCCGGGCGCGAACGCGGCCGGGGGCCCGCGCGTCTCGGTCGCCGGCAGCCGCGCCTCGGCCTGGGTGGTCCCGGCCGACGAGGAGCTCACCATCGCGCGCCAGGCCCGGGCGCTGCTCGAGCGCGCGCGGCCGCGCGCCAGGGAGGGAAGCCACGTGACCTCGAACCCCGCCGTCGCGACGGGCGCCGCCGCGCTGTCCGCGTACGGCCCCGCCCGCGCCACCGTCTCCGAGCGGCCGCTCGCGCCCGAGGAGGTCCACCGCCTCGACGCGTTCTGGCGCGCCTGCAACTACCTCGCGGCCGGGATGATCTACCTGCGCGACAACCCGCTGCTGCGCGAGCCGCTGCGCCCCGAGCACGTGAAGAACCGCCTGCTCGGGCACTGGGGCGCGAGCCCGGCGCTGTCGTTCGTGTACGCGCACCTGAACCGGCTCATCCGGCTGCGCGGCGCCGAGGTGCTGTTCATGGCGGGCCCGGGGCACGGCGCGCCCGGCGTGCTCGGCCCCGTCTACCTGGAGGGCACCTACTCCGAGGTCTACCCGGACCGCAGCCTGGACGAGGAGGGGCTGCGCCGGTTTTTCCGCCAGTTCTCCTTCCCCGGCGGCGTCGGGAGCCACTGCACGCCCGAGACGCCGGGCTCGATCCACGAGGGCGGGGAGCTGGGCTACGTGCTCTCGCACGCCTGCGGGGCGGCGTTCGACAACCCGGACCTGGTCGTCGCCGCGGTGGTGGGCGACGGCGAGGCGGAGACCGGGCCGCTCGCGACGTCCTGGCACGTGAGCAAGTTCCTGAACCCGATCCGCGACGGCGCGGTGCTGCCGATCCTGTCGCTCAACGGCTACAAGATCGACAACCCCACCCTGCTCGCCCGCATCGGGCACGACGAGCTGGAGGCGCTGCTGCGCGGCGCCGGCTGGACGCCGTTCTTCGTGGAAGGATCCGAGCCGGAGTCGATGCACCAGGCCATGGCCGCCACGCTCGACCGGTGCGTCGAGCTGATCCGGGGCGCGCAGCTCGAGGCCCGGCGCACCGGGGTCCCCGCCCGCCCGCGCTGGCCCGCCATCGTGCTCCGCACGCCCAAGGGCTGGACCGCGCCGGCCGAGCTGGACGGCCACCGGCTGGAGGGCTCGTGGCGCGCGCACCAGGTCCCCATCCCGCGCGTGAAGGACGACCCGGCGCGCCTGGCGCTGCTGGAGCGCTGGCTGCGCAGCTACCGGCCCGAGGAGCTCTTCGACGCCTCCGGCGCGCCCGCGCCGCGGGTGCGGGAGGCCGCGCCGCGCGGCGAGCGCCGCATGGGCGCCAGCCCGCACGCGAACGGCGGGGTGCTGAAGAAGGCGCTCCTGCTCCCGGACTTCCGCGAGTACGCGGTGCCGGTGCCCGCGCCCGGCGAGTCGCGGGCGGAGAACACGCGCCCGCTGGGCGCGTTCCTGCGCGACGTGATGCGCGAGAACCCGACCCGCTTCCGGTTGTTCGGACCGGACGAGACCAGCTCCAACCGGCTCGACGCCGTCTACGAGGCGTCGCGGAAGCTCTGGCTCGCCGAGCGCTTCCCGGAGGACGAGGACGGCGGGCGGCTCGCGCCGGACGGGCGGGTGGTGGAGATGCTCTCCGAGCACACGCTGGAGGGGATGCTGGAGGGCTACCTGCTCACCGGCCGCCACGGCCTGCTCTCCACCTACGAGGCGTTCGTCCACATCATCGACTCGATGTTCAACCAGCACGCGAAGTGGCTGTCCATCTGCAACCAGCTCTCCTGGCGCGAGGAGATCGCCTCGCTCAACCTGCTCGTCACCTCCACGGTGTGGCGGCAGGACCACAACGGCTTCACCCACCAGGACCCGGGCTTCCTCGACGTGGTGGTGAACAAGAGCGCCGCGGTGACCCGCATCTACCTGCCGCCCGACGCGAACTGCCTGCTCTCGGTGGCCGACCACTGCCTGCGCAGCGAGAACTACGTGAACGTGATCGTGGCCGACAAGCAGGCGCACCTGCAGTACCTGCCCATGGACGCGGCCATCACCCATTGCGCCAAGGGGCTCGGGATCTGGGACTGGGCCAGCAGCGACGAGGGCGCCGAGCCGGACGTGGTGATGGCCTGCGCCGGCGACGTCGCCACGCTCGAGGCGCTGGCGGCCACGGCGCTGCTGCGCGAGGCGTTCCCGGACGTCAAGCTGCGCTTCGTCAACGTGGTGGACCTGTTCACGCTGCAGCCGGACACCGAGCACCCGCACGGCCTCCCCGACCGCGACTTCGACTCGCTGTTCACGACCGACCGGCCCATCATCTTCAACTTCCACGGCTACCCGTGGCTGATCCACCGGCTCGCCTACCGCCAACGGAACCACCCGAACCTGCACGTGCGCGGCTACAAGGAGAAGGGCAGCATCGACACGCCGCTCGAGCTCGCCATCGACAACCAGATCGACCGGTTCAGCCTGGCCATGGACGTCATCGACCGCGTCCCGCGGCTCCGCGCCACCGGCGCGCACGCCAAGGAGCGGCTGCGCAACCGGCAGCTCACCGCGCGCATGTACGCGCACGAGCACGGGGTGGACGCGCCGGAGGACGCGGGCTGGACCTGGCCCGGCGGGCGGCTGGGGGCGCGTTGA
- a CDS encoding antibiotic biosynthesis monooxygenase family protein, translated as MFERDPSRAAPAGGIAPPAGPGAYAVVFTSLRTDGDQGYAQTAEEMEALARVQPGFLGVESARGADGLGITVAYWRDEDAIRRWRELADHRAAQRAGRERWYRAYRVRVCRVEREYAFP; from the coding sequence ATGTTCGAGCGCGATCCATCCCGCGCCGCGCCGGCCGGGGGCATCGCCCCGCCGGCCGGCCCCGGTGCCTACGCCGTCGTCTTCACCTCCCTCCGCACCGACGGTGATCAGGGCTACGCCCAGACCGCCGAGGAGATGGAGGCGCTCGCGCGCGTGCAGCCGGGCTTCCTCGGCGTGGAGAGCGCCCGTGGCGCCGACGGCCTCGGCATCACCGTCGCGTACTGGCGCGACGAGGACGCCATCCGGCGCTGGCGGGAGCTGGCGGACCACCGCGCAGCGCAGCGGGCCGGGCGGGAGCGGTGGTACCGCGCGTACCGCGTCCGAGTGTGCCGCGTCGAGCGCGAGTACGCCTTCCCCTGA